Proteins from one Geomonas agri genomic window:
- the atpH gene encoding ATP synthase F1 subunit delta, with the protein MSTNAIAKRYAKALVQIGSEAGSVEGFNGELSRFSTVLTDSRELSAIFANPAYGIEEKKEILKDLVAKLSISPMISNLMMLLLERGRLSVLPQIAENYGVFADELSGVIRPTLSSGLPLDATQVEEIKSALAKSTGKKVELKVVVDPSLIGGVVTQIGDKVFDGSVRTQLANIQDILQKG; encoded by the coding sequence TTGAGTACTAACGCTATTGCCAAACGTTACGCCAAGGCACTCGTGCAGATTGGCTCGGAAGCAGGGAGCGTGGAAGGGTTCAACGGCGAACTGTCCCGCTTCAGCACTGTCCTGACCGACAGCCGCGAGCTTTCGGCGATCTTCGCCAACCCTGCCTATGGCATCGAAGAGAAGAAAGAGATCCTCAAGGACCTGGTGGCTAAACTCTCCATCTCCCCGATGATCTCCAACCTGATGATGCTCCTCCTCGAGCGCGGCCGCCTCTCGGTGCTGCCGCAGATCGCGGAGAACTACGGCGTCTTCGCCGACGAGCTCTCCGGCGTGATCAGGCCGACCCTCTCCTCCGGGCTGCCGCTGGACGCGACCCAGGTCGAGGAGATCAAATCGGCCCTGGCCAAGTCGACCGGGAAAAAGGTTGAACTCAAAGTTGTGGTTGATCCGTCGCTCATCGGCGGTGTGGTAACGCAGATCGGCGACAAGGTATTCGACGGCTCGGTAAGGACTCAGTTAGCTAACATTCAGGATATATTACAGAAGGGGTGA
- a CDS encoding c-type heme family protein gives MTRPADFSIRTKFFGLMSLLLIALLLASGILLYQRQKAFVIRFAVDNARSFATQLIETREYMSSVVKNEPETNYSLVPQVVATQVAKRVTQNSKFYVRQVSLRYRNPENRPDAYETAQLQKFIKNPVTESYDVVKSGDTSVFRYLQPMRATPSCLGCHGSYESAPDFVRKRFPPGHYSYNYRVGEVIGAVSVSIPMKDLYAQLGANFKLDLLARALVYLIVTVVMGIIMSRLIISPVKLLSDRIIDVTRTGNYHERLQQKNRDEIGMLIAAFNDMMEELSHRTVQSREADERYRRFIEVAASAVVTFLKDGKMVIVNEKAEALFGRNRQMLLGESIFDFLEGGHELRQRIEQPGEFKEETTRQRVISAAGKPVTVEMVVSASRADREPLYTAILRERNGG, from the coding sequence ATGACTCGCCCGGCAGATTTCTCGATCCGCACCAAGTTCTTCGGACTGATGTCCCTGCTTCTGATCGCCCTCCTGCTCGCCTCAGGAATCCTCCTGTACCAGCGCCAGAAAGCCTTCGTGATCCGCTTCGCGGTGGACAACGCCCGCAGCTTCGCGACGCAGCTCATCGAGACCCGCGAGTACATGTCCTCGGTAGTTAAGAACGAGCCGGAAACGAACTACAGCCTGGTGCCGCAGGTAGTGGCGACCCAGGTCGCCAAGCGGGTCACCCAGAACAGCAAGTTCTACGTGCGCCAGGTGTCGCTGCGCTACCGCAACCCGGAAAACCGCCCAGACGCTTACGAGACGGCACAGTTGCAGAAGTTCATCAAGAACCCGGTAACAGAAAGCTACGACGTCGTAAAAAGCGGCGACACCAGCGTCTTCCGCTACCTGCAGCCGATGCGGGCCACCCCTTCCTGCCTGGGATGCCACGGCAGCTACGAAAGCGCCCCCGACTTCGTGCGGAAGCGTTTCCCACCCGGCCACTACTCCTACAATTACCGCGTGGGCGAGGTGATCGGCGCGGTGTCGGTGAGTATTCCGATGAAGGACCTGTACGCCCAGTTGGGCGCGAATTTCAAACTCGACCTGCTCGCCCGCGCGCTGGTGTACCTCATCGTCACGGTCGTGATGGGGATCATCATGAGCCGGCTGATCATCTCGCCGGTGAAGCTCCTTTCGGACCGGATCATCGATGTCACCCGAACCGGCAACTATCACGAAAGGCTGCAACAGAAAAACCGCGACGAGATCGGCATGCTCATCGCCGCCTTCAATGACATGATGGAGGAGCTCTCGCACCGCACGGTCCAGTCGCGCGAGGCGGACGAGCGCTACCGCCGCTTCATCGAGGTGGCCGCCTCCGCGGTGGTCACCTTCCTCAAGGACGGTAAGATGGTGATCGTCAACGAAAAAGCCGAGGCGCTCTTCGGCCGCAACCGGCAGATGCTGCTTGGCGAGTCCATCTTCGATTTCCTGGAGGGGGGGCATGAGCTGCGGCAGCGGATCGAACAGCCCGGCGAGTTCAAGGAGGAGACCACGCGTCAGCGGGTAATCAGCGCGGCCGGCAAGCCGGTCACCGTCGAGATGGTCGTTTCCGCTTCCAGGGCAGATCGGGAGCCGCTCTACACGGCGATCCTGCGGGAGCGTAACGGCGGCTAA
- a CDS encoding ParB/RepB/Spo0J family partition protein, with amino-acid sequence MVKKMGLGKGMGALLPVVEDHGKKYFSCPIEDIKPNKEQPRKTFVNEKLEELAASIREKGIIQPLVVVKKAGHYELIAGERRWRAAQKAGLREVPVVIQDVSEETALEMALIENIQREDLNAVEEAEAYHALLERFSLSQEELAKRVGKERSTIANALRLLRLPAEIKRDVAEDRISMGHARALLTLEDVEEQKAVRDEIVKGHLSVRETEALVKRKKAGPAKKMAKPSLDPDQKDLVDRMQRHFAAKVALKRSGRGGKLEISFGDMKELTRIVELLNL; translated from the coding sequence ATGGTTAAAAAAATGGGACTGGGTAAAGGGATGGGGGCGCTGCTCCCGGTCGTGGAAGACCACGGCAAGAAGTACTTCTCCTGCCCGATCGAAGACATCAAGCCCAACAAGGAACAGCCCAGGAAGACCTTCGTCAACGAGAAGCTGGAGGAGTTGGCGGCGTCCATCCGCGAGAAGGGGATCATCCAGCCCTTGGTCGTGGTCAAGAAGGCCGGCCATTACGAGCTGATCGCCGGTGAGCGGCGCTGGCGCGCCGCCCAAAAGGCGGGCCTCAGGGAAGTCCCCGTCGTTATCCAGGACGTCTCCGAGGAGACCGCCCTGGAGATGGCCCTCATCGAGAACATCCAGCGCGAGGACCTGAACGCGGTCGAAGAGGCCGAGGCCTACCACGCGCTCCTGGAGCGCTTCTCCCTGTCCCAGGAGGAGTTGGCCAAGAGGGTGGGCAAGGAGCGCTCGACCATCGCCAACGCCCTGCGTCTCTTGCGTCTCCCCGCCGAGATCAAGCGTGACGTGGCCGAGGACCGCATCTCCATGGGGCACGCGCGTGCGCTGTTGACCCTGGAAGACGTCGAGGAGCAGAAGGCCGTCCGTGACGAGATCGTCAAGGGGCACCTCTCGGTGCGCGAGACCGAGGCGCTGGTCAAGCGCAAGAAGGCGGGGCCGGCCAAGAAGATGGCCAAGCCATCGCTCGACCCGGACCAGAAGGACCTCGTAGACCGCATGCAGCGCCACTTCGCCGCCAAGGTTGCCCTCAAGCGCTCCGGGCGCGGCGGCAAGCTGGAGATCAGCTTCGGCGACATGAAGGAACTGACTCGCATCGTGGAGCTGTTGAACCTCTAG
- the atpD gene encoding F0F1 ATP synthase subunit beta: protein MSQNFGKISQVIGAVIDVEFEPGKLPPIYQALRVTNPAIDDQEFNLVLEVAQHLGENAVRTIAMDGTDGLVRGQQVMDTGKQISVPVGRKTLGRILNVIGEPVDEMGPVGNEKEYGIHREAPLFVNQSTKVEAFTTGIKVVDLLAPYARGGKIGLFGGAGVGKTVLIMELINNIAKQHGGFSVFAGVGERTREGNDLWMEMKESGVLDKAALVYGQMNEPPGARARVALSALSIAEYFRDEEGQDVLLFVDNIFRFTQAGSEVSALLGRIPSAVGYQPTLATEMGELQERITSTTKGSITSVQAIYVPADDLTDPAPATAFAHLDATTVLSRQIAELGIYPAVDPLDSTSRILDPQVIGEEHYGVARQVQYVLQKYKDLQDIIAILGMDELSEEDKLVVARARKIQKFLSQPFHVAEAFTGSPGKYVELKDTIKGFQEIIAGKHDDLPEQAFYMVGTIEEAIEKAQKLAV, encoded by the coding sequence ATGAGTCAGAACTTCGGAAAAATATCGCAGGTCATCGGCGCAGTTATCGACGTCGAATTCGAGCCGGGCAAGCTCCCGCCGATCTACCAGGCTCTCAGGGTAACCAACCCCGCGATCGACGACCAGGAGTTCAACCTGGTTCTCGAAGTCGCACAGCACCTTGGCGAGAACGCCGTCAGGACCATCGCAATGGACGGTACCGACGGTCTGGTTCGTGGCCAGCAGGTCATGGACACCGGCAAGCAGATCTCCGTACCGGTCGGTCGCAAGACCCTGGGCCGCATCCTCAACGTCATCGGCGAGCCGGTTGACGAGATGGGTCCGGTAGGAAACGAGAAAGAGTACGGCATCCACCGCGAGGCGCCGCTCTTCGTGAACCAGTCCACCAAGGTCGAAGCGTTCACCACCGGCATCAAGGTCGTCGACCTGCTCGCACCGTACGCCAGGGGCGGTAAGATCGGCCTCTTCGGCGGCGCAGGCGTCGGCAAGACCGTTCTCATCATGGAGCTGATCAACAACATCGCCAAGCAGCACGGCGGCTTCTCCGTTTTCGCCGGCGTCGGCGAGCGTACCCGTGAAGGGAACGACCTCTGGATGGAAATGAAAGAGTCCGGCGTTCTCGACAAGGCTGCTCTCGTGTACGGCCAGATGAACGAGCCTCCGGGGGCGCGTGCCCGCGTTGCTCTCTCCGCGCTCTCCATCGCAGAGTACTTCCGTGACGAGGAAGGCCAGGACGTGCTCCTCTTCGTTGACAACATCTTCCGCTTCACCCAGGCAGGTTCCGAGGTGTCCGCACTTCTGGGCCGTATCCCGAGCGCCGTCGGTTACCAGCCGACCCTGGCTACCGAGATGGGCGAGCTGCAGGAGCGCATCACCTCGACCACCAAGGGTTCCATCACCTCGGTTCAGGCGATCTACGTACCGGCCGACGACCTTACCGACCCGGCTCCGGCAACCGCCTTCGCCCACCTCGACGCGACCACGGTTCTTTCCCGTCAGATCGCCGAGCTCGGCATCTACCCGGCAGTGGACCCGCTCGACTCCACCTCCAGGATTCTCGACCCGCAGGTCATCGGCGAGGAGCACTACGGTGTAGCCCGTCAGGTCCAGTACGTACTCCAGAAGTACAAGGATCTCCAGGACATCATCGCGATCCTCGGTATGGACGAGCTTTCCGAAGAGGACAAGCTGGTCGTTGCCCGCGCCCGTAAGATCCAGAAGTTCCTCTCCCAGCCGTTCCACGTGGCAGAGGCCTTCACCGGTTCCCCGGGCAAGTACGTCGAGCTGAAGGACACCATCAAGGGCTTCCAGGAGATCATCGCTGGCAAGCACGACGACCTCCCGGAGCAGGCCTTCTACATGGTCGGCACCATCGAGGAAGCTATCGAGAAAGCTCAGAAGCTCGCGGTGTAA
- a CDS encoding F0F1 ATP synthase subunit B family protein, giving the protein MINLDIAFVFQLVNFLVLVLLLNVFLYKPIRKQLADRAAQVNGAKQKSAEVDREVQEKLASYEARMREIRAGAADERGALKKEAQQQEAAILDKARAEATESLSAIKAKVAQEAEEARRLLTSSAETLSAEICEKVLGRSL; this is encoded by the coding sequence GTGATCAATTTAGACATCGCATTTGTATTCCAGCTGGTGAACTTCCTGGTGCTCGTACTGCTCCTGAACGTCTTCCTTTACAAGCCGATCAGGAAACAGCTCGCCGACCGCGCCGCCCAGGTCAACGGGGCGAAGCAGAAAAGCGCCGAAGTCGACAGGGAAGTGCAGGAGAAGCTGGCCAGCTACGAGGCACGCATGCGCGAGATCCGCGCCGGTGCTGCCGACGAGCGTGGTGCCCTGAAGAAGGAGGCCCAGCAGCAGGAGGCCGCCATCCTCGACAAGGCGCGTGCCGAAGCTACCGAGTCGCTTTCCGCCATCAAGGCCAAGGTGGCCCAGGAGGCCGAGGAAGCACGTCGCCTGCTCACCTCCAGCGCCGAGACCCTGTCCGCCGAAATCTGCGAAAAAGTTCTGGGGAGGAGTCTCTAG
- a CDS encoding ParA family protein: MAKIICVANQKGGVGKTTTAVNLSASLAVAERRVLLVDMDPQGNAGSGVGADKDLLEESIYDALIDDAPASRIVLKTELPYLHLLPATSDLAGAELELVSVTDRERKLKKILSSLSDSYDYIFIDCPPSLNLLTINAMTAAHSVLIPLQCEFYAMEGLSQILKTINLIQQGLNKSLSIEGILLTMFDARNNLSRQVGEEMRSHFPKETLQTVIPRNVRLSEAPSHGKPICLYDITSKGATSYMDLAKELIAREVSHG; encoded by the coding sequence ATGGCTAAGATCATCTGTGTGGCGAATCAAAAGGGTGGGGTGGGCAAGACCACGACGGCCGTGAACCTGTCGGCCTCGCTGGCCGTGGCCGAACGCCGCGTGCTCCTGGTGGACATGGATCCGCAGGGGAACGCAGGGAGCGGCGTGGGAGCCGACAAGGATCTCCTCGAAGAGAGCATCTATGATGCCCTTATCGACGATGCACCGGCGTCGCGCATTGTCCTGAAAACTGAGCTCCCCTACCTGCACCTGCTTCCGGCAACCTCCGATCTCGCCGGTGCCGAACTGGAGTTGGTCAGCGTCACCGACCGCGAGAGAAAGTTGAAGAAGATCCTTAGCTCCCTCTCCGACTCCTACGACTACATCTTCATCGACTGCCCCCCCTCGCTGAACCTTCTCACCATCAACGCGATGACCGCGGCGCATTCTGTCCTGATTCCGCTGCAGTGCGAGTTCTACGCCATGGAAGGGCTTTCGCAGATACTGAAAACCATCAACCTGATCCAGCAGGGGCTTAACAAGTCACTCTCCATCGAGGGGATCCTGCTCACCATGTTCGACGCCAGGAACAACCTGTCGCGCCAGGTCGGCGAGGAGATGCGCTCCCACTTCCCCAAGGAGACCCTGCAGACCGTGATCCCGAGGAACGTCAGGCTCTCCGAGGCACCGTCGCACGGCAAGCCGATCTGCCTGTACGACATCACCTCCAAGGGGGCGACCAGCTACATGGATCTGGCCAAGGAACTCATCGCGCGCGAGGTGTCGCATGGTTAA
- the atpG gene encoding ATP synthase F1 subunit gamma, with the protein MANLKSIKKRIVSVKNTRQITKAMKMVSAAKLRRAQENVVAARPYAGKLAEVLERLAKSQESDANPLMVKRDGGRALLVVVTSDRGLCGGFNANLSKAADRFMKERKGDFSEMTLMTIGRKGYEFLRNRHTVRKHHGNIFSTLSYQTAALLAAELIEGYLAEEYDEVFIIYNAFKSVMSQDITLEQLLPIAPKAGDEDEVGTEYIYEPSKGALLDELLPKHIEVQVFKALLESVASEHGARMTAMDAASKNATEMIAKLTLIYNRARQAAITTELMEIISGAESIKG; encoded by the coding sequence ATGGCAAACCTTAAGAGCATCAAGAAACGGATCGTATCCGTAAAAAATACCCGGCAGATCACCAAGGCCATGAAGATGGTCTCGGCCGCCAAGCTGCGTCGCGCCCAGGAAAACGTGGTCGCGGCGCGCCCCTACGCGGGTAAGCTCGCGGAGGTGCTTGAGCGTCTCGCCAAGAGCCAGGAGTCGGATGCCAATCCGCTCATGGTGAAGCGCGACGGCGGTCGTGCACTTCTGGTGGTGGTGACCTCGGACCGCGGCCTGTGCGGCGGCTTCAACGCCAACCTCTCCAAGGCCGCCGACCGCTTCATGAAGGAGCGCAAGGGCGACTTCTCGGAAATGACCCTGATGACCATCGGCCGCAAGGGTTACGAGTTCCTGAGGAACCGTCACACGGTCCGCAAACATCACGGCAACATCTTCTCCACCCTCTCCTACCAGACCGCGGCCCTGCTGGCTGCCGAACTGATCGAGGGGTACCTGGCGGAAGAGTACGACGAAGTCTTCATCATCTACAACGCGTTCAAGAGCGTCATGAGCCAGGACATCACCCTGGAGCAGCTGCTGCCGATCGCGCCGAAGGCCGGTGACGAGGACGAAGTCGGGACCGAGTACATCTACGAGCCGTCCAAGGGCGCGCTCCTGGATGAACTGCTTCCCAAGCACATCGAGGTCCAGGTCTTCAAGGCCCTCCTCGAGTCCGTCGCCTCCGAGCATGGCGCAAGGATGACGGCGATGGATGCCGCCTCCAAAAACGCCACCGAGATGATCGCCAAGCTGACCCTGATCTACAACAGGGCCCGTCAGGCGGCCATCACGACCGAGCTGATGGAAATCATCTCCGGCGCTGAATCGATCAAGGGTTAA
- a CDS encoding cytochrome c3 family protein has translation MKKTLLVLSLLLVAPAAYGFECNVCHSKNPAMVKMHKALKGRNCFDCHKMGEKLMGKGIPKDKAAQIKRRETEEICFECHKKS, from the coding sequence ATGAAGAAAACGCTTTTGGTCCTGTCGTTGCTGCTTGTCGCCCCCGCCGCCTATGGCTTCGAGTGCAACGTCTGTCACAGCAAGAACCCCGCGATGGTGAAGATGCACAAGGCCCTGAAAGGGCGGAACTGTTTCGACTGCCATAAGATGGGCGAGAAGCTGATGGGCAAAGGGATCCCGAAAGACAAGGCCGCCCAGATCAAGCGCCGCGAGACCGAAGAGATCTGCTTCGAGTGCCACAAGAAGAGCTGA
- a CDS encoding F0F1 ATP synthase subunit B family protein has protein sequence MHKNKKLIVSLLTAGAVIALASLGFAQEAAEGAGAAHEGGHQAAQMKDFMWRCIDFAALVAIAVWALKKADVKGTLAARREGIEKTLQEAVAAKEAAEKKFAEYSQRLDQANQEIEVISANMKREGELEKERIIAEAKDAAARIKAQAEAAAAQEVLKAKDELRAEAARLAVELAEQKIKQNIAKGDQDKLVGDYISKVVTLH, from the coding sequence ATGCATAAGAACAAGAAGCTCATAGTTTCCCTGCTCACCGCGGGCGCTGTTATCGCCCTGGCTTCCCTTGGCTTCGCCCAGGAAGCTGCCGAGGGCGCAGGTGCAGCACACGAAGGCGGCCACCAGGCAGCCCAGATGAAGGACTTCATGTGGCGCTGCATCGACTTCGCCGCACTGGTCGCCATCGCCGTCTGGGCCCTCAAGAAGGCCGACGTGAAAGGCACCCTGGCCGCACGCCGCGAAGGGATTGAGAAGACCCTGCAGGAAGCGGTCGCCGCCAAGGAAGCCGCCGAGAAGAAATTCGCCGAGTACTCCCAGCGCCTTGACCAGGCCAACCAGGAGATCGAGGTGATTTCCGCCAACATGAAGCGCGAGGGTGAGCTCGAAAAAGAGCGCATCATCGCCGAAGCCAAGGACGCCGCCGCCCGCATCAAGGCTCAGGCCGAGGCCGCTGCGGCACAGGAAGTCCTCAAGGCGAAAGACGAGCTCCGCGCCGAGGCAGCACGCCTCGCGGTCGAGCTGGCCGAGCAGAAGATCAAGCAGAACATTGCAAAAGGCGACCAGGACAAGCTGGTGGGCGACTATATCTCCAAGGTGGTGACTCTACATTGA
- a CDS encoding RNA recognition motif domain-containing protein, with translation MAKAGKELYVGSLSYDVTEYELQKLFAVSGTVTSMHLIRDPETGQFKGCGYVRMSTEAEAKDAIESLDGAWLLDKQITVSYANPQKMKAGGGGAKTLPRWRIEAAEKKAAEKKAAAAVTTTKPAAKPAAKSAAKPAAKPVAQSSAKPAARPAGSPAAKPAGRQAAAKTGAARPAGGSKPAGSKPASRPGNAAKPGSRTGKR, from the coding sequence ATGGCAAAAGCAGGTAAAGAACTTTACGTAGGCAGCCTGTCCTACGATGTCACCGAATACGAGTTGCAGAAGCTGTTCGCCGTTTCCGGCACGGTCACCTCGATGCACCTGATCAGGGATCCAGAGACCGGCCAGTTCAAGGGGTGCGGCTACGTCAGAATGTCGACCGAGGCCGAGGCGAAGGACGCCATCGAGTCCCTGGACGGCGCGTGGCTCCTCGACAAGCAGATCACCGTCTCCTATGCCAACCCGCAAAAGATGAAGGCGGGCGGTGGCGGCGCCAAGACCCTGCCCAGGTGGCGTATCGAGGCGGCCGAGAAGAAAGCCGCAGAGAAGAAGGCCGCAGCAGCGGTAACAACCACGAAGCCGGCTGCAAAACCGGCAGCCAAGTCGGCAGCAAAACCCGCCGCTAAACCGGTTGCTCAGTCGTCAGCAAAACCGGCAGCAAGGCCGGCGGGAAGTCCTGCCGCCAAGCCAGCAGGTAGACAGGCAGCCGCCAAAACAGGAGCGGCACGCCCCGCCGGTGGCTCCAAGCCCGCAGGCAGCAAGCCTGCCTCCCGTCCCGGCAACGCTGCCAAGCCCGGCAGCAGGACCGGCAAACGCTAA
- the atpA gene encoding F0F1 ATP synthase subunit alpha translates to MEIKAEEISEIIRKQIKEYGKEVAVAETGTIISIGDGIARIHGLDKAMAGELLEFPHGITGMCLNLEEDNVGAAILGEFSEIKEGDTVKRTGRIVEVPVGQALVGRVVNAIGQPIDGLGPINTDTFGKVEVKAPGIVKRKSVHQPMQTGLKAIDSMVPIGRGQRELIIGDRQTGKTAVAIDTIINQKGGDVICIYVAIGQKRSTVAQVVSKLKEHGAMDYTIVVAATASEPAPLQFIAPYTGVTMGEFFRDAGKHALIIYDDLSKQAVAYRQLSLLLRRPPGREAYPGDVFYLHSRLLERACKVSDECGAGSLTALPVIETQAGDVSAYIPTNVISITDGQIYLESDLFYSGVRPAINVGLSVSRVGGSAQMKSMKQVAGTLRLALAQYREMAAFAQFGSDLDKATQMQLARGARLVEILKQPQYKPLSNEKQVLVIFAANNGYVDDYPVNSLGKYEQELYAFFDARKADVLATLRDKKAIDDDLKAQIIAGLEEFKKEFTA, encoded by the coding sequence ATGGAAATCAAAGCGGAAGAAATCAGCGAGATTATCAGGAAGCAGATCAAGGAGTACGGCAAGGAAGTGGCGGTAGCCGAAACCGGCACCATCATCTCCATCGGTGACGGTATTGCCCGTATCCACGGTCTTGACAAGGCGATGGCAGGCGAGCTCCTCGAGTTCCCGCACGGCATCACCGGCATGTGCCTCAACCTTGAGGAAGACAACGTCGGTGCCGCGATCCTCGGTGAGTTCTCCGAGATCAAGGAAGGCGATACCGTCAAGCGTACCGGCAGGATCGTTGAGGTCCCGGTAGGCCAGGCACTCGTCGGCCGCGTCGTCAACGCTATCGGCCAGCCGATCGACGGCCTCGGCCCGATCAACACCGACACCTTCGGTAAGGTGGAAGTGAAGGCCCCCGGTATCGTCAAGCGTAAGTCGGTTCACCAGCCGATGCAGACCGGCCTCAAGGCGATCGACTCCATGGTTCCGATCGGGCGTGGCCAGCGCGAGCTGATCATCGGCGACCGTCAGACCGGCAAGACCGCCGTCGCGATCGACACCATCATCAACCAGAAGGGCGGCGACGTTATCTGCATCTACGTCGCAATCGGCCAGAAGCGTTCCACGGTCGCCCAGGTTGTTTCCAAGCTCAAAGAGCACGGCGCAATGGACTACACCATCGTCGTCGCCGCTACCGCTTCCGAGCCGGCACCGCTGCAGTTCATCGCGCCGTACACCGGCGTGACCATGGGTGAGTTCTTCCGCGACGCGGGCAAGCACGCTCTCATCATCTACGATGACCTCTCCAAGCAGGCCGTCGCATACCGCCAGCTTTCCCTGCTGCTCCGTCGTCCGCCGGGGCGCGAAGCTTACCCGGGCGACGTCTTCTACCTCCACAGCCGTCTCCTCGAGCGTGCGTGCAAGGTATCCGACGAGTGCGGCGCTGGCTCCCTGACCGCTCTGCCGGTCATCGAGACCCAGGCAGGTGACGTTTCGGCCTACATCCCGACCAACGTCATCTCCATCACCGACGGCCAGATCTACCTGGAGAGCGACCTGTTCTACTCCGGCGTACGCCCGGCCATCAACGTCGGTCTGTCCGTTTCCCGCGTCGGCGGTTCCGCACAGATGAAGTCGATGAAGCAGGTTGCCGGTACCCTCCGTCTGGCTCTCGCTCAGTACCGCGAGATGGCAGCGTTCGCACAGTTCGGCTCCGACCTCGACAAGGCCACCCAGATGCAGCTTGCTCGTGGTGCCCGCCTGGTCGAGATCCTGAAGCAGCCGCAGTACAAGCCGCTCTCCAACGAGAAGCAGGTTCTCGTCATCTTCGCCGCCAACAACGGCTATGTCGACGACTACCCGGTCAACTCGCTTGGCAAGTACGAGCAGGAACTCTACGCGTTCTTCGACGCCAGGAAAGCGGACGTTCTCGCCACCCTGCGTGACAAGAAGGCGATCGACGACGACCTGAAAGCTCAGATCATCGCCGGCCTCGAAGAGTTCAAGAAGGAATTTACTGCCTAA